GTTTAAATTACCAACGGTTGCAATGGTTTTAAATTTTTGTTTTAAAACGGCATGAATAAGTTCTTTTGTTGTTGTTTTGCCGTTACTGCCTGTTAAAGCAATAATGGGAATGTTAAGTTGTTTGCGATGATATTGGGCAAGTTTTTGTAAGGTTTCTAAAACATTAGCAACAACAAAATAAACTTCTTTTTTATCCTGCTCTATCACTTGTAATTCATCTACAACAACCACTAAAGCACCTTGTTCTAAAGCTGATTTTGCAAATAAATTGCCATTAAAGTTTTCGCCTTTTAATGCGAAATATATTTGATTTTTTGATACGTTTCTCGAATCAGTAGTAACTCCGTTACTGTTTAAAAAATACTGATATAATTGTTCGATTTTCATGTGGACTAAAGTACAAAAAAAACGGAAGTAACAATTAATTTGTACTTCCGTTTTTGTATTTCTAAAAATTAGTTTACCCTCTAACTTTACGTTTATTTTCTTTCGGTCCAACTTTAGACATGGCACATCTAAATCCGATGTAATCGGTAGCCATATCTTGTGGGTAATAACGTCTTGTTGCTGGATCTAACCAATAGGCTCTATCTCTCCAAGAACCGCCTTTATAAACTCTGGCATCGTTATTAACTAAAGTTGTTCTTTTTGTTGTTCTGTCAATTTCTTTAACCATTCTGTTTAATGAATCTACACTGATTGAGTGAATAGGAGAATCATACATTCTTGGTTGATTTGATTCAGATTCTTGGTTTCTGTAGTTTCTGGTAGAAGCTAAATCCCCATCTCTGTAATCTCTGTTATCTGATTTGTTAAAGTTATAACGTAAATAAGTTTCATTATCATCAACTGCAACTTGAGCTACTTTTCCTGGGAAGTTACGAGCCATAATTTTTCCGTTACTTAACGTATCGTAAACAATGTTTTCTTTAGAAACAATTTGAATTGTTCCGTCTGGATTAATTGCGTTTTTCATGAACATATTACCACGGTAGTAGTTAAAGTCATTTGCTTCATCGTCTACAATTGGTCTATAAACGTCAGCTACCCATTCTGCAACGTTACCAGCCATATCGTATAAACCAAAATCGTTTGGTGGGTATGATTTTACTTGGTTTGTAATATCAGCACCATCATCTGGCCATCCTGCAATACCTCCGTAATCACCACGGCCTTGCTTAAAGTTAGCTAATTGTTGCCCGCGATTAGCACGTTTGTTAGAACGTGTATATTGTCCGTTCCAAGGATATTTCTTTTTACCTTTATACAAGTTGTATTCACGAATACCATTCATTGCCATTGCAGCATATTCCCATTCTGCCTCGGTAGGTAAACGGTATTCAGGTAATAAAATACCAGTCGTTCTTTGCGCATAAACATTTCGGCCTTCGCCTTCATTGCCTCTGCCTCTTTCTTTTCTAAGCACTACATCTTGATCACCACCAAAAACACTTGATGGGCTATTTAGATAAGCTTCTGTATTAAAGCTTTGTCCGTCTCTATCTTCAGTAATTTTAGAATCTCTTTTTAAATAACCGCTTTCTTCAAGTAATCTTTCGTTTACACGATCGGTTCTCCATTTAGAAAATTCTTCGGCTTGTAACCAGTTTACACCAACTACCGGATATTGTCCGTAAGCAGGGTGGCGTAAATAATTATTGGTCATTGTTTCATTATATCCTAAACGATTTCTCCAAACTAATGTATCTGGTAAGGCACCTTCGTAAATATGCATGTAAGATTCATCAGATGGTGGGAATACAGATTTTAACCAGAATAAGTATTCAGCATACATCATGTTGGTTACTTCTGTTTCGTCCATATAAAAAGACTGTACGTGCTGTTGCGTAGGCGAATTGTTCCAGTCATGCATAATATCATCAGCAACTTTACCCATAGTAAAACTTCCACCTTCAATAGCAATCATGCCAGGAGGAGTAGCTTGTTTTTTATATTTTGCATTGTATTGAAAACCTCCTTTGTTGTCATTAATTTTCCAACCAGTGGCTTTAGATGTTCCGTTAGATTTGCTGCAACTTGCTAACGATAAGGTTAGTAGTAGCCCAGCAAAAACCTTCAAGGATAAAACTTTGTTAATTTTCATACTCTAATCTTAGGTAAAATAAATTTAGTGACGCAATATACTACAAATGGCTTATATTACAATATGGTTTGTTAATAAATTCTTATGAAAACCATGACTGCAATGTGGTATATTACTGTAAATAATTTCAATGTATTAAAAATGCACATTTCTGTGTATTGTACCTAAAACGTATATTCTTTTAAAAAAGTATATGATTTATAAAAAAAACTTTGTTTTATAGAGAGTTTTTGGTTGTGTAAGTGTTTTCTTTTTAAATATTTAACTGTGAAATTTGTAATATTTTTAAGTGTTTTAAAATAAAGTGCTTTGTCAAGCGTTTTGTAATTTATATGTGATTTTACATTTTATTTTTAACTGTAATATTAGGATTAATATTTATGTAGGAATAAAAATGAAAATTTGTAATATTTTATATATTTATTATATTTGTTAACTTAAAGCAACCCAAACTAAATGAAAAAAACGTATTTGGTTTTTATCTCGGTATTAACTTTTGCATATAGCTACGCTCAGTATTATGATCCACAAAGTAGAGTAATAACTACCGGAGTTCCTTTTTTATTAATTAATGCTGATGCAAGAGCAGCAGGAATGGGAGATATTGGTGCAGCTTCTACTGCCGATGTATATTCACAGCAACATAATCCTGCTAAGTATGCTTTTGCAGAAGATGAACATGGGGTTGGTATCAGTTACACACCTTATTTAACAAATATAGCTAACGACATTTCTTTGTCTCAATTAAACTACTACTATAAAATTAACGAACGTAGTGCCTTTGCAACTTCTTTACGTTATTTTGGTTTAGGAGATATTGAATTACGTGATACGTACGAAGATGTTGGACGCGTTGTACGACCGAATGAATTAGCTTTTGACGTTTCTTATTCGTTAAAATTAGATCAAAAGTTTTCTATGGCTGTTGCGGGACGTTATATTAGATCATCATTAAAAGTACCAAACGGGAATAATGATGCATCGGCAGCAAATGCTTTTGCATTTGATATTGCAGCGTACTATCAATCTGAAGAAATTGCTTATCGCAATTTTAACGGTCGTTGGAGAGCCGGGCTTACCTTACAAAACATGGGGCCAAAAATTGCTTATGATGACGATAAAACCAACGAAGATTTTTTACCTGCAAACATGAAGTTAGGTGTTGGTTTTGATTTCATTTTTGACGAACAAAACAAAATTACAGCCTTAGGGCAAATAAATAAACTTTTAGTACCAACTCCGTTAGAAGTTAAACCAAATGCAAACGGAGATATTACACCAACCGAAATTCAGGCAGCGAATCAGGCATATAAAGAAATAGGTTGGGTAAGCGGAATTTTTAAATCGTTTACGGATGCGCCAGGTGGATTTAGTGAAAAGATGAAAGAATTAAGTTGGTCTTTAGGTGCAGAATATTGGTATCAAGATTCATTTGCTTTCCGTGCAGGTTATTATAACGAAAACGTTGCAAAAGGAGCACGCCAATACGCAACCATCGGTGCAGGTTTTAAATATAACATTGCCCGTGTAGATGTTTCGTATTTATTTTCAACCTCAAATGTTCGTAATCCGTTAGAAAATACATTAAGATTTTCACTAACTTTGAACTTTGGTGATAAGTACACAAATTATTAAAAAATAAATATTACTATTATATTTAATCCAAACTTATGCTCGAGTTTGGATTTTTTGTCTAAACTAGAAATGCAGTTTATATGAGAGAAATCCATGTCCCTTTGGTTTTTAAAGCTTACCAAGATTTAAATGAGATGGCTATTCAAGATAAAAACTTGATGTTGCAAGCTGTTGAAAATCGTAAAAAAGCTTATGCTCCTTACTCAAGGTTTCGCGTTGGTGCAGCCTTATTATTAGAAAACGGAGAAATTGTACATGGTAATAACCAAGAAAATGCAGCTTATCCTTCAGGATTATGTGCCGAACGCGTGGCTATTTTTCAGGCCGGAGCCCTATATCCAGGTGTGAAAATATTAAAAATAGCTATTTCTGCAACGTCAGACGATAAAGTTGTGCAAGCGCCTATTCCGCCTTGCGGAGGATGCCGACAATCAATTGCAGAATATGAAGGTAAACAAAACGCACCGATCGAAATTATTTTTATGGGAGAAGAAGGCGAAGTTTTTCATTCCGAATCGCTAAAAAACCTACTTCCATTAGTGTTTGATAAAAATTTCCTTTAAAGTATTATAAATTAATTTTATTCTTAATCAATAAACACTATTTTTGTATGATGCAAAATTAAAACACAGTACACGTTTATTGTGGACATAAATATTTTAGTACTATGAAAGAATTCACGAAAGAGGTCTACCTTAAATGGTATGAAGACATGCTATTTTGGAGAAAGTTTGAAGACAAACTTGCTGCATTATATATTCAACAAAAAGTTAGAGGTTTTTTACACTTATACAACGGACAAGAAGCGGTGTTAGCAGGAGCATTACATGCAATGGATTTATCTAAAGATAAAATGATTACTGCATACCGTAACCACGTGCAGCCAATTGGTATGGGGGTTGATCCTCGTCGTGTTATGGCAGAATTGTTAGGTAAAGCAACAGGTACTTCTAAAGGTTTAGGTGGATCAATGCACATTTTTTCTAAAGAACATGGTTTTTTTGGTGGGCATGGTATTGTTGGTGCTCAAATTCCAGTTGGTGCAGGTATGGCTTTTGCTGACAAATATTTAGAAACAGGTGGTGTTACCTTAACTTATTTTGGTGACGGTGCAGCACGTCAAGGTTCTTTACATGAAGCCTTTAATATGGCAATGAACTGGAAGTTACCTGTAGTATTTATTTGTGAAAACAACGGATATGCTATGGGAACATCTGTAGAACGTACGGCTAACCATACTGATATTTGGAAATTAGGTTTAGGATACGAAATGCCTTGTGGACCTGTTGACGGAATGAATCCAATTGCAGTTGCAGAAGCAATGCATGAAGCCATGGAACGTGCACGTAGAGGTGAAGGACCAACTTTCTTAGAAATGAAAACGTACCGATACAGAGGGCACTCAATGTCGGATGCGCAACATTATCGTACCAAAGAAGAAGTAGAAGAATACAAAAAAATAGATCCAATTACACAAGTTTTAGATGTAATTATGGAAAACAAGTGGGCTACTGAAGAAGAAATTGAAGCAATTGACAAACGCGTTAAAGCATTAGTTGAAGAATGTGAAAAATTTGCTGAAGAATCTCCATATCCAGATTTATCTGTGATGTATGACGTAGTTTACGATCAAAAAGATTATCCATTTATTCCACATAAATTATAAGTATGGCTCAAGTAATAACAATGCCACGTTTAAGTGATACAATGACCGAAGGTACGATTGCATCATGGTTAAAAAAAGTTGGCGATACAATTAAAGAAGGTGACATTATAGCTGAAATTGAAACAGATAAAGCTACAATGGAATTTGAAGCTTTTGAAGCAGGTACCTTATTATATATTGGTTTAGAAGAAGGAGTTACTGCATCTGTTGATAGCGTAATTGCTATTATTGGTGCTCCTGGAGAAGATATTTCTGCATTAATTGCTGGAGGTAATGCACCTCAAGCTGAAGCTGCTCCGGCAACAGAAGCACCAGCTACACAAGCTGCTGCACCTGCCGCTGCTGAAGTTCCTGCAGATGTGAAAATTATTACCATGCCACGTTTAAGCGATACCATGACAGAAGGTACCGTTGCAACTTGGTTGAAAAAAATTGGAGATACCATTACTGAAGGTGATATTTTAGCTGAAATTGAGACTGATAAAGCAACAATGGAGTTCGAAGCTTTTGAAGCTGGAACTTTACTATATATTGGTGTTGAAGAAGGACAAACGGCTTCTGTAGATGCTGTTTTAGCTATTTTAGGGCCAGCTGGTACTGATGTTTCTGCATTTGTTAACGGTGCGCCTGCTCCGCAAGCTGCTCCAGCTAAAGCAGAAACAACTGCTGTACCTGCACAAGCTGCTCCTGCAGCATCAGCGAATCAAGCTGCTGTTCCTGCGGTTGTAAATTCAGGACGTATTTTTGCTTCACCTTTAGCTAAAAAAATTGCTGAAGATAAAGGAATTGATTTACGTTCAGTAAAAGGTTCTGGTGAAAACGGACGTATTATTAAAGCAGATGTTGAAAGCTTTAATCCTGCGCAACAAGCAGTTCAACAACCAGTTGCTGAAGCTAAAGCTACAACTCAAGCTGCAGTTAAACCATTTGTTCC
This genomic window from Flavobacterium agricola contains:
- the gldJ gene encoding gliding motility lipoprotein GldJ; translation: MKINKVLSLKVFAGLLLTLSLASCSKSNGTSKATGWKINDNKGGFQYNAKYKKQATPPGMIAIEGGSFTMGKVADDIMHDWNNSPTQQHVQSFYMDETEVTNMMYAEYLFWLKSVFPPSDESYMHIYEGALPDTLVWRNRLGYNETMTNNYLRHPAYGQYPVVGVNWLQAEEFSKWRTDRVNERLLEESGYLKRDSKITEDRDGQSFNTEAYLNSPSSVFGGDQDVVLRKERGRGNEGEGRNVYAQRTTGILLPEYRLPTEAEWEYAAMAMNGIREYNLYKGKKKYPWNGQYTRSNKRANRGQQLANFKQGRGDYGGIAGWPDDGADITNQVKSYPPNDFGLYDMAGNVAEWVADVYRPIVDDEANDFNYYRGNMFMKNAINPDGTIQIVSKENIVYDTLSNGKIMARNFPGKVAQVAVDDNETYLRYNFNKSDNRDYRDGDLASTRNYRNQESESNQPRMYDSPIHSISVDSLNRMVKEIDRTTKRTTLVNNDARVYKGGSWRDRAYWLDPATRRYYPQDMATDYIGFRCAMSKVGPKENKRKVRG
- the porV gene encoding type IX secretion system outer membrane channel protein PorV: MKKTYLVFISVLTFAYSYAQYYDPQSRVITTGVPFLLINADARAAGMGDIGAASTADVYSQQHNPAKYAFAEDEHGVGISYTPYLTNIANDISLSQLNYYYKINERSAFATSLRYFGLGDIELRDTYEDVGRVVRPNELAFDVSYSLKLDQKFSMAVAGRYIRSSLKVPNGNNDASAANAFAFDIAAYYQSEEIAYRNFNGRWRAGLTLQNMGPKIAYDDDKTNEDFLPANMKLGVGFDFIFDEQNKITALGQINKLLVPTPLEVKPNANGDITPTEIQAANQAYKEIGWVSGIFKSFTDAPGGFSEKMKELSWSLGAEYWYQDSFAFRAGYYNENVAKGARQYATIGAGFKYNIARVDVSYLFSTSNVRNPLENTLRFSLTLNFGDKYTNY
- the cdd gene encoding cytidine deaminase; protein product: MREIHVPLVFKAYQDLNEMAIQDKNLMLQAVENRKKAYAPYSRFRVGAALLLENGEIVHGNNQENAAYPSGLCAERVAIFQAGALYPGVKILKIAISATSDDKVVQAPIPPCGGCRQSIAEYEGKQNAPIEIIFMGEEGEVFHSESLKNLLPLVFDKNFL
- the pdhA gene encoding pyruvate dehydrogenase (acetyl-transferring) E1 component subunit alpha; the encoded protein is MKEFTKEVYLKWYEDMLFWRKFEDKLAALYIQQKVRGFLHLYNGQEAVLAGALHAMDLSKDKMITAYRNHVQPIGMGVDPRRVMAELLGKATGTSKGLGGSMHIFSKEHGFFGGHGIVGAQIPVGAGMAFADKYLETGGVTLTYFGDGAARQGSLHEAFNMAMNWKLPVVFICENNGYAMGTSVERTANHTDIWKLGLGYEMPCGPVDGMNPIAVAEAMHEAMERARRGEGPTFLEMKTYRYRGHSMSDAQHYRTKEEVEEYKKIDPITQVLDVIMENKWATEEEIEAIDKRVKALVEECEKFAEESPYPDLSVMYDVVYDQKDYPFIPHKL
- a CDS encoding pyruvate dehydrogenase complex dihydrolipoamide acetyltransferase encodes the protein MAQVITMPRLSDTMTEGTIASWLKKVGDTIKEGDIIAEIETDKATMEFEAFEAGTLLYIGLEEGVTASVDSVIAIIGAPGEDISALIAGGNAPQAEAAPATEAPATQAAAPAAAEVPADVKIITMPRLSDTMTEGTVATWLKKIGDTITEGDILAEIETDKATMEFEAFEAGTLLYIGVEEGQTASVDAVLAILGPAGTDVSAFVNGAPAPQAAPAKAETTAVPAQAAPAASANQAAVPAVVNSGRIFASPLAKKIAEDKGIDLRSVKGSGENGRIIKADVESFNPAQQAVQQPVAEAKATTQAAVKPFVPAGEKFVEEVKNSSMRKTIAKRLAESKFTAPHYYLTIEVDMDGAIASRKLINAVPETKVSFNDMVIKACAVALKKHPKVNSQWTEAATIINHHVNIGVAVAVEDGLVVPVLNFADQMSLSQIGASVKDLAGKARNKKLTPAEMDGSTFTISNLGMFGITEFTSIINQPNSAILSVGAIVEKPVVKNGQIVVGNTMNITLACDHRTVDGATGAEFLQTLKTYLENPVTMLA